The Miscanthus floridulus cultivar M001 chromosome 17, ASM1932011v1, whole genome shotgun sequence genome has a window encoding:
- the LOC136516952 gene encoding gamma-glutamyl hydrolase 2-like isoform X2 produces MDSRCPHLLLLLPLLLPPSSGVATAAGVIRLPTGGRAGAVACAAPDPAVYDRPVIGIVSHPGDGAGGRISNTTATSYISASYVKFVEAAGARVIPLIYNEPEERLLEKLSLLNGVLFTGGSEKQGVYFETIKKIFQYVLDKNDAGEPFPLFAQCLGFELDNNILETFDAQNQASTLQFPSYALEGSVFQRFDPDLIKKVSTSCLVMQNHRYGISPKRYRENGALSSFFKILTTSPDENGKVYVSTVQANNYPITCTQWHPEKAIFEWRKPMIPHSEDAVQVTQHFANHFISQARKSPNRPPADKVLDNLIYNYSPTFSGKKSKSFEEVYIFA; encoded by the exons ATGGACTCGCGCTGCCCccacctgctcctgctcctccccctcctcctcccgccgTCGTCGGgggtggcgacggcggcgggggTCATCCGGCTGCCGACGGGCGGGAGAGCGGGGGCCGTGGCCTGCGCGGCGCCGGACCCCGCCGTGTACGACCGCCCCGTCATCGGCATCGTCTCGCACCCGGGGGACGGCGCGGGCGGCAGGATCAGCAACACCACCGCGACCTCCTACATCAGCGCCTCCTACGTCAAGTTCGTCGAGGCCGCCGGCGCGCGCGTCATCCCGCTCATCTACAACGAGCCCGAGGAGCGCCTCCTCGAG AAACTGAGTTTGCTGAATGGAGTGCTGTTCACTGGTGGATCAGAGAAGCAAGGTGTATATTTTGAAAcgataaaaaaaatatttcag TATGTTTTGGACAAGAATGACGCAGGTGAACCATTTCCTTTGTTTGCCCAATGTCTTGGCTTTGAGCTT GACAATAACATCTTGGAGACGTTTGACGCCCAGAATCAAGCATCCACTCTTCAGTTTCCCAGCTATGCTTTGGAGGGCTCAGTGTTTCAAAG GTTTGACCCTGACCTCATCAAGAAAGTCAGCACCAGCTGTCTTGTCATGCAAAATCATAGA TATGGTATATCACCAAAGCGATATCGAGAGAATGGTGCACTATCAAGTTTCTTCAAAATCTTGACTACGTCGCCTGATGAAAACGGCAAG GTCTATGTCTCAACTGTACAAGCCAATAACTATCCAATCACTTGCACGCAATGGCATCCTGAG AAAGCCATTTTCGAGTGGAGGAAACCAATGATTCCACACAGCGAAGATGCAGTACAGGTTACTCAACATTTTGCCAATCATTTTATCAG CCAAGCGCGCAAGTCTCCAAACAGGCCTCCTGCCGATAAAGTGCtggataacttaatttacaactaCAGCCCAACATTTAGCGGAAAAAAATC GAAATCGTTTGAGGAGGTCTACATCTTTGCCTGA
- the LOC136516952 gene encoding gamma-glutamyl hydrolase 2-like isoform X1: MDSRCPHLLLLLPLLLPPSSGVATAAGVIRLPTGGRAGAVACAAPDPAVYDRPVIGIVSHPGDGAGGRISNTTATSYISASYVKFVEAAGARVIPLIYNEPEERLLEKLSLLNGVLFTGGSEKQGVYFETIKKIFQYVLDKNDAGEPFPLFAQCLGFELVSMIVSKDNNILETFDAQNQASTLQFPSYALEGSVFQRFDPDLIKKVSTSCLVMQNHRYGISPKRYRENGALSSFFKILTTSPDENGKVYVSTVQANNYPITCTQWHPEKAIFEWRKPMIPHSEDAVQVTQHFANHFISQARKSPNRPPADKVLDNLIYNYSPTFSGKKSKSFEEVYIFA; this comes from the exons ATGGACTCGCGCTGCCCccacctgctcctgctcctccccctcctcctcccgccgTCGTCGGgggtggcgacggcggcgggggTCATCCGGCTGCCGACGGGCGGGAGAGCGGGGGCCGTGGCCTGCGCGGCGCCGGACCCCGCCGTGTACGACCGCCCCGTCATCGGCATCGTCTCGCACCCGGGGGACGGCGCGGGCGGCAGGATCAGCAACACCACCGCGACCTCCTACATCAGCGCCTCCTACGTCAAGTTCGTCGAGGCCGCCGGCGCGCGCGTCATCCCGCTCATCTACAACGAGCCCGAGGAGCGCCTCCTCGAG AAACTGAGTTTGCTGAATGGAGTGCTGTTCACTGGTGGATCAGAGAAGCAAGGTGTATATTTTGAAAcgataaaaaaaatatttcag TATGTTTTGGACAAGAATGACGCAGGTGAACCATTTCCTTTGTTTGCCCAATGTCTTGGCTTTGAGCTTGTAAGTATGATTGTCAGCAAG GACAATAACATCTTGGAGACGTTTGACGCCCAGAATCAAGCATCCACTCTTCAGTTTCCCAGCTATGCTTTGGAGGGCTCAGTGTTTCAAAG GTTTGACCCTGACCTCATCAAGAAAGTCAGCACCAGCTGTCTTGTCATGCAAAATCATAGA TATGGTATATCACCAAAGCGATATCGAGAGAATGGTGCACTATCAAGTTTCTTCAAAATCTTGACTACGTCGCCTGATGAAAACGGCAAG GTCTATGTCTCAACTGTACAAGCCAATAACTATCCAATCACTTGCACGCAATGGCATCCTGAG AAAGCCATTTTCGAGTGGAGGAAACCAATGATTCCACACAGCGAAGATGCAGTACAGGTTACTCAACATTTTGCCAATCATTTTATCAG CCAAGCGCGCAAGTCTCCAAACAGGCCTCCTGCCGATAAAGTGCtggataacttaatttacaactaCAGCCCAACATTTAGCGGAAAAAAATC GAAATCGTTTGAGGAGGTCTACATCTTTGCCTGA